One Paenibacillus sp. FSL H7-0737 DNA segment encodes these proteins:
- a CDS encoding FUSC family protein yields the protein MNEGLQDRLEKYGFSLYMIRITLAASLSWVAVHSIYGSQYLYFAPLAAILITQASVKASLEKGIYRLIGIILGGIVSLIVGQFFDVGGLSILLILLIGIGIATACKMNIQAVSQVGVTSVLALTFYQNDYVLWRIGETFIGVLIALAINMIIVPPNRFVKVKALAFEGSLLLADALKDLVGVRRDSPKDNLLEEAGKLLSNSSREQKEMFYTLTHYQCRGELKGLIQATSHLKSIHSYVKEIADDIRLLPAHHASSDWMKDVLESTADCIALYGTRTLSDAECQRSLADCIQRARDLQLASFSELQGNCSLSSIRDLGAVFSHLNRVLEEVERAKSATYVVATRPSTAEVARALRFIKKGLSQKL from the coding sequence ATGAACGAGGGGTTACAAGACCGCCTTGAAAAATATGGTTTCTCACTTTACATGATACGAATTACGCTGGCCGCTTCACTTTCATGGGTCGCCGTACACAGCATATATGGTAGCCAATATTTATACTTTGCACCCCTTGCGGCTATCCTCATCACCCAAGCCAGTGTTAAAGCATCGCTAGAAAAAGGAATCTACCGCCTGATCGGCATTATTCTTGGCGGGATCGTTAGCCTAATTGTTGGCCAGTTTTTTGATGTAGGTGGGCTTTCTATCCTGCTCATTCTACTCATCGGGATTGGCATCGCTACGGCCTGTAAGATGAACATTCAAGCTGTCTCACAGGTGGGAGTTACTTCCGTCCTGGCTCTTACTTTCTACCAGAATGACTACGTGCTTTGGAGAATAGGGGAAACGTTCATTGGTGTGCTGATCGCCCTGGCCATCAATATGATTATCGTGCCGCCGAACAGGTTCGTCAAGGTAAAAGCATTGGCATTCGAAGGAAGTCTTCTACTTGCGGATGCATTAAAAGATCTCGTAGGCGTAAGACGTGATTCTCCGAAAGACAATTTGCTGGAGGAAGCAGGTAAACTCCTGTCGAATAGCAGCCGGGAACAGAAAGAAATGTTCTATACCCTCACACATTATCAGTGCCGGGGTGAACTGAAGGGACTCATACAGGCTACCTCACATCTAAAAAGCATTCATTCCTACGTCAAAGAAATCGCCGACGATATTCGTCTTCTGCCAGCGCATCACGCCTCTTCGGATTGGATGAAGGATGTGCTGGAATCAACCGCAGATTGCATTGCTCTTTATGGAACCAGAACCTTATCAGACGCCGAATGCCAACGTTCTCTTGCCGATTGCATACAACGCGCTCGAGACCTGCAACTGGCAAGTTTCTCTGAACTACAAGGGAATTGTTCGCTATCAAGCATTCGTGATCTTGGTGCGGTCTTCAGTCACTTAAACCGGGTGTTGGAGGAAGTAGAGCGGGCTAAATCTGCTACTTATGTTGTAGCCACTCGGCCCTCAACGGCTGAAGTCGCACGCGCTTTACGTTTTATTAAAAAGGGACTCTCCCAGAAGCTATAA
- a CDS encoding DMT family transporter → MNQQKKSIILLIFLVIVWGINWPISKIALDYAPPLLFAGIRTVIGGFILILIALPKMKELRFKQLWPIYLTSAILSIVFYYGFQTIGLQYVPAGLFSSIVFLQPVLLGIFSWLWLGESMCGLKMAGLLLGFIGVGSLSIGGLNGSISIWGIVLALASALSWALGTVYMKRNAVRVDMLWMTAMQITIGGIILLLSGSATEKWSDITWSGTFIADTLFIAVFVIALGWLIYFKLINEGEAGKVGSFTFLIPLISIGTSVVFLNEQITLNLVIGLLLIVSSIVLVNVRIGRAAKQSV, encoded by the coding sequence ATGAATCAGCAGAAGAAAAGCATCATCCTTCTTATATTTTTGGTGATTGTATGGGGCATAAATTGGCCTATATCCAAAATCGCCTTAGACTACGCTCCGCCCTTATTATTTGCAGGTATCCGAACCGTCATCGGCGGATTCATTCTGATTCTAATTGCACTTCCTAAGATGAAGGAGCTTCGCTTCAAGCAGCTATGGCCGATCTATCTGACTTCGGCTATATTAAGTATCGTGTTTTATTATGGATTTCAGACGATTGGCTTGCAGTATGTACCCGCAGGATTATTCTCGTCCATTGTATTTCTGCAGCCGGTATTGCTGGGCATTTTTTCATGGCTGTGGTTAGGAGAGAGTATGTGCGGGCTCAAAATGGCAGGTCTGTTGCTAGGGTTCATCGGAGTAGGCTCCCTCAGTATTGGAGGACTTAACGGAAGCATCTCTATATGGGGAATTGTGCTTGCTTTAGCCAGTGCTTTGAGCTGGGCATTAGGAACGGTATATATGAAACGAAATGCTGTGCGCGTGGATATGCTATGGATGACCGCTATGCAAATAACGATCGGTGGTATCATTTTGCTGCTTTCGGGATCTGCTACAGAGAAGTGGTCGGATATCACCTGGAGTGGAACGTTTATAGCCGATACGCTGTTTATTGCAGTCTTTGTGATCGCTTTAGGCTGGCTGATCTATTTCAAGCTGATTAACGAGGGAGAGGCAGGGAAGGTCGGATCATTCACTTTTTTGATTCCACTGATCTCGATAGGTACTAGTGTAGTCTTTTTAAATGAGCAGATTACTTTGAATCTTGTGATTGGTCTACTGCTTATTGTTAGCAGCATTGTTCTGGTGAACGTGAGGATCGGGCGTGCCGCGAAGCAGTCGGTTTAG
- a CDS encoding LysR family transcriptional regulator — MNNNQIRLFVKIAESGSFTKAGVELNMTQPAVSRAISSLEAELDVKLLLRDRRNGLMLTDIGKRILVIFREILMGFDKVNQEISAERGLEKGSIRIGAFPVASAYFLPKIISSITERYPNITISLQEGSIAEVREWLESKEIDVGLLLAPCEAFETIPLYREKLYAVIRNDHPLHERSVIGVRELAGEPMLICKAGYEPPVVDLFRRSSSYLNVKYVVNNYATALNMVQEGLAVGVMSELSLLSLPPNVVTRELQPDAYRDIHIAVSSLTDTSIAVKMFMDTALDLFTKPKKMDDEEC, encoded by the coding sequence ATGAACAATAATCAAATTCGTTTGTTCGTCAAAATCGCGGAAAGCGGTAGTTTTACCAAAGCTGGTGTAGAACTGAATATGACCCAACCTGCTGTCAGTCGAGCAATTTCCTCTTTAGAAGCCGAACTGGATGTAAAGCTATTACTCCGAGATCGACGGAACGGTCTAATGCTTACTGACATCGGCAAGCGTATCCTTGTTATTTTTCGTGAAATTCTAATGGGCTTTGATAAGGTCAATCAGGAGATTTCCGCCGAGAGGGGGCTTGAGAAGGGAAGCATTCGAATTGGGGCTTTTCCAGTGGCTTCCGCCTATTTTTTACCGAAGATTATTAGCTCTATCACTGAAAGATATCCGAATATTACGATTAGCCTGCAGGAGGGCTCTATCGCCGAAGTCAGAGAATGGCTGGAATCCAAAGAAATTGATGTTGGCTTATTGCTCGCTCCTTGCGAGGCGTTCGAAACCATCCCACTATATAGAGAAAAGCTGTACGCTGTAATCAGAAATGACCATCCTTTGCACGAGCGTTCTGTCATAGGTGTTAGAGAATTAGCCGGTGAGCCTATGCTGATCTGTAAAGCAGGTTATGAACCACCGGTGGTAGATTTATTCCGCAGAAGCAGCAGCTATCTGAATGTGAAATATGTGGTTAATAACTATGCAACAGCTCTTAATATGGTTCAAGAGGGGCTGGCTGTAGGTGTGATGTCTGAGCTATCCTTGTTATCTTTACCTCCAAATGTAGTAACCCGTGAACTGCAGCCCGACGCCTATAGAGATATACATATCGCAGTCAGCTCGCTTACCGATACTTCCATAGCTGTAAAGATGTTCATGGATACAGCTCTGGATCTTTTTACTAAGCCTAAAAAAATGGATGATGAGGAGTGCTGA
- a CDS encoding aldo/keto reductase has product MNFKRLGNSGLQVSALGLGTNAFGKRADQETSIQIVHTALDHGINFIDTANIYAGSESERIIGLALESRRHEAVLATKAGLVKHDGPNGSGSSRRHLMQELEDSLRRLKTDYVDLYQIHTFDPNTPLEETLRTLDDMVSSGKVRYIGASNYTAWQLMKAIGISEARSFAKYISIQCSYSLADRTPENELLSLCLDQGVGIIPYFPLAGGILTGKYNSNGSAPSGSRADTDPNFKRFLNHERIELGNKVGQIAEELGTSSTALSLAWLMNRPAVSTVIVGATRVEQLEQNLHSTSIQLNEETVSKLDEASDSFRFGEPFAFYRLP; this is encoded by the coding sequence ATGAACTTTAAAAGACTTGGAAATAGCGGACTACAAGTATCCGCATTGGGACTGGGGACAAATGCTTTTGGTAAAAGGGCGGATCAAGAGACCTCCATTCAGATCGTACATACTGCGCTGGATCATGGCATTAACTTTATCGATACCGCTAATATTTACGCCGGCTCCGAATCTGAACGAATCATCGGTCTGGCCTTGGAAAGTAGAAGACATGAGGCTGTTCTCGCCACTAAAGCAGGCTTAGTTAAGCATGACGGACCTAACGGAAGCGGCTCCTCGAGGCGCCATTTGATGCAGGAATTAGAAGATAGTCTTCGCCGCCTAAAAACGGACTATGTCGATCTATACCAGATTCACACCTTCGATCCCAATACGCCACTCGAAGAGACGTTACGGACCCTGGACGATATGGTATCTTCGGGCAAAGTACGCTATATCGGGGCTTCCAACTATACAGCATGGCAATTAATGAAGGCGATTGGAATTAGTGAGGCACGGAGCTTCGCCAAATATATTTCAATTCAGTGTAGCTATTCCTTAGCAGATCGGACCCCGGAGAATGAGCTTCTCTCCCTTTGTCTTGATCAAGGTGTAGGGATTATTCCTTATTTTCCACTGGCGGGCGGAATTCTCACAGGCAAATATAATTCAAACGGTTCCGCACCTTCAGGGTCCAGAGCAGATACCGATCCTAATTTCAAAAGATTCCTGAATCATGAACGGATCGAACTGGGGAACAAAGTGGGACAGATCGCTGAAGAACTGGGAACCTCTTCTACTGCACTTTCCTTAGCTTGGCTCATGAATCGTCCTGCCGTCTCGACAGTTATTGTGGGGGCTACACGCGTGGAGCAGCTGGAACAGAATTTGCATAGCACCTCCATTCAGCTTAACGAAGAAACAGTGAGCAAGCTGGATGAGGCAAGTGATTCCTTCCGCTTTGGCGAGCCTTTCGCTTTTTATCGGCTCCCATAG
- a CDS encoding aldehyde dehydrogenase, whose translation MTTHTTASIQVMLEEHKDFFNRGATKEVAFRLSQLQKLKDSIKRYEVRIITALQQDLGKSEFEAYATEIGFTLDSLGYMMKHLRRWAKPVKVRSPLHLFPAKSYILSEPYGTVLIIGPFNYPFQLLIEPLIGAIAAGNCAVLKPSESTPAITAVIEQLIQETFEPQYIRVVQGEKETTNLLIHAKFDYIFFTGSVPVGKIVMEAAAKNLVPVTLELGGKSPVIVDTSANLDVAAKRIVWGKLLNAGQTCIAPDYLLVHKDIANELITKIKHQITEFYGQNAQPNTDYGRIVNERQLQRLASLIERDREKVVMGGTVISEERYIEPTLIYPAAWTDASMEDEIFGPILPILEYHQLDEAIRSINEHPKPLALYLFTEDKNVEQEVLSRVSFGGGCINDTISHVANASLPFGGVGNSGIGGYHGKHSFEVFSHRKSIVKRGTRIDLGIVYPPYGNKIKLVRKVLK comes from the coding sequence ATGACAACACATACAACGGCTAGTATTCAAGTGATGCTTGAAGAGCATAAGGACTTTTTCAATCGTGGCGCAACTAAAGAGGTTGCCTTTCGGCTTAGTCAGCTTCAGAAACTCAAAGACAGCATTAAACGATACGAGGTTCGCATTATCACTGCCTTACAACAGGATTTAGGAAAAAGTGAGTTCGAGGCTTATGCCACAGAGATTGGCTTCACCTTGGACAGCCTCGGTTACATGATGAAGCATCTCAGACGTTGGGCGAAGCCCGTAAAGGTTAGATCACCACTGCATTTATTTCCTGCGAAGAGTTATATCTTAAGTGAACCTTACGGTACCGTGCTCATTATAGGTCCTTTTAATTATCCATTTCAGTTGCTGATCGAACCGCTTATAGGCGCCATTGCCGCTGGAAACTGCGCTGTCCTCAAGCCATCGGAGAGCACACCAGCCATTACGGCTGTTATAGAGCAGCTCATTCAGGAGACCTTCGAACCCCAGTATATTCGCGTAGTTCAGGGGGAGAAAGAGACCACCAATCTGCTGATCCATGCCAAGTTTGATTATATTTTCTTCACGGGCAGTGTTCCGGTCGGTAAAATCGTGATGGAAGCCGCTGCGAAGAATCTAGTGCCTGTAACCTTGGAGCTTGGCGGGAAAAGTCCGGTCATTGTCGACACATCAGCCAATCTTGATGTTGCAGCGAAGCGAATCGTATGGGGAAAATTATTAAATGCCGGTCAAACCTGTATCGCCCCCGATTATTTGCTCGTTCATAAGGACATTGCTAATGAATTGATCACCAAAATCAAACATCAGATTACTGAATTCTACGGTCAAAATGCGCAGCCGAATACAGATTATGGCCGGATCGTAAATGAGCGCCAGCTGCAAAGACTCGCCAGTCTCATTGAACGGGATCGGGAAAAGGTGGTTATGGGCGGAACCGTCATTTCAGAAGAACGTTATATTGAACCTACACTAATCTATCCTGCCGCTTGGACTGACGCTTCTATGGAAGATGAGATCTTCGGTCCGATCCTACCCATATTGGAATATCATCAATTGGATGAAGCTATCCGGAGTATTAACGAGCACCCAAAACCACTTGCACTTTATCTATTCACAGAGGATAAAAATGTTGAACAAGAGGTGCTTTCCCGAGTCTCTTTCGGAGGAGGCTGCATCAATGATACGATCTCGCATGTGGCGAACGCTAGCTTGCCGTTTGGTGGGGTAGGCAACTCTGGAATCGGCGGTTATCACGGGAAGCACAGCTTTGAAGTCTTTTCCCACCGCAAAAGCATCGTTAAAAGAGGCACACGAATCGACCTCGGGATTGTGTACCCACCCTATGGGAATAAGATCAAGCTTGTACGAAAAGTATTAAAATAG
- the pgmB gene encoding beta-phosphoglucomutase: protein MKMKPYVHPAAVYPYREWSLDEETYDEENNQRSESVFALGNGYIGMRGNFEEGYHGHSGSSVIGNYLNGFFDSEPIVYPEGAYGYPSRNQAMLNVTDAKIIELSIEGHTFQLNSGQVHRYERKLDMRNGILHRQVEWESPAGHRVQLNIRRMVAMQHKHLAAIDYEVKALNFEGTLTITSSIDGEIQRPEVTDDPRLGSGSKEPNLLLVETGHELEQSFLWMKQRTRHTGFALLTGISHSLNCSSGYEKLLRLENQRLSMQWVVPVVMGERISLTKYISYHTSKDYIEDELLSRCLEVQRLAENCGFEALVHEQRAFLDHFWAHTDVEIQGDLALQQGIRFNAFQLLQSVGRDGVTNIGAKGLTGEGYEGHYFWDTEMYMIPFFTFTQPEISRKLLEFRYATLDKARERAAVMSQKGALYPWRTIDGAENSSYFPAGTAQMHINADIAYAIKQYVRATGDYEFLVLEGAEMIFETSRFWVDLGHFNPAREGAFCIDAVTGPDEYTAIVNNNAYTNLMVRDQLYYAYEIARLLGKQYPEHFERLKGKIGLTEEEPGDWLVAAEKMYVPFDDELGIYAQDDTFLTKKKWDFEHTPADKYPLLLHYHPLVIYRHQVLKQADLVMAMFLLGDQFSLADKIRNYNYYEPLTTHDSSLSPCIHSIISAEIGDLAGAYAYFDRTVRMDLDDINRNVKDGLHTAAMAGSWLSIVNGFGGMRLCGGMLSFNPALPAQWDSYRFKITSGGHLLDIYVDSKVVIYTLLTGEVVEILHKGSLVQLTVKKPVSLSNVKQLEAVIFELDGIITDSSEYHYLAWKALADELAISFDREKHVRLKGHSRMECLEILLEGSGLNLPQPVKGMLCNKKNEKYKQLIQQMTPDDLHPGIHSLLTDLKKKRIPVGLASVNENAMLILERLKIGRLFQAIADPKNIRMGKPDPEIYLQVTEMLGISPDCCVAIEDTAEGIAAIKAAGMRSVGAGSPSLKESAELWFPSTAELHVEELVQLFK from the coding sequence ATGAAGATGAAACCATACGTACATCCGGCTGCGGTGTATCCTTACCGGGAGTGGAGTCTTGATGAGGAGACTTATGATGAAGAGAACAATCAAAGAAGCGAAAGTGTATTTGCTCTGGGTAATGGATACATTGGCATGCGCGGTAATTTCGAGGAAGGTTACCATGGCCACTCGGGCTCATCTGTAATAGGGAACTACTTGAATGGATTTTTTGATTCCGAGCCTATTGTGTATCCAGAGGGAGCTTATGGGTATCCTTCCCGCAACCAAGCTATGCTGAACGTGACGGACGCCAAGATTATTGAACTCAGCATTGAAGGTCATACCTTTCAGTTGAACAGTGGGCAAGTGCACCGTTATGAACGGAAGCTGGATATGCGAAATGGGATCTTGCATCGGCAGGTAGAATGGGAATCTCCTGCCGGACACAGGGTACAGCTGAACATTCGTCGGATGGTGGCCATGCAGCATAAACATTTAGCGGCCATAGATTACGAGGTCAAGGCATTGAATTTTGAGGGAACCCTAACGATTACTTCATCGATCGATGGTGAGATCCAAAGGCCGGAGGTCACGGATGACCCCCGGCTGGGATCAGGGAGTAAGGAACCCAACTTGCTGCTAGTCGAAACCGGTCATGAGCTCGAGCAGTCCTTTTTGTGGATGAAACAGAGGACGCGGCATACCGGGTTTGCTCTTTTAACAGGGATTAGCCACAGTCTGAATTGTAGCTCTGGATATGAAAAGCTCCTGCGGCTAGAAAATCAGCGATTATCCATGCAATGGGTTGTACCAGTGGTGATGGGGGAAAGAATCTCTCTGACCAAGTACATTTCGTATCACACTTCTAAGGATTATATAGAAGACGAGCTGTTGAGCAGGTGCTTAGAAGTACAACGTTTGGCGGAGAATTGTGGGTTTGAGGCTCTTGTTCATGAACAACGGGCTTTTCTGGATCATTTCTGGGCACATACCGATGTAGAGATTCAGGGCGATCTTGCGCTTCAACAGGGTATCCGGTTTAATGCTTTTCAATTGCTGCAATCCGTAGGACGTGACGGGGTTACGAACATCGGGGCCAAGGGCCTGACGGGTGAAGGGTACGAAGGTCACTATTTCTGGGATACCGAGATGTATATGATACCCTTCTTTACATTTACACAGCCGGAGATTAGCCGGAAGCTACTCGAGTTTCGTTATGCTACGTTAGATAAGGCACGGGAACGGGCAGCAGTCATGTCTCAGAAGGGAGCACTGTATCCTTGGCGCACCATAGACGGGGCTGAGAACTCTTCCTATTTTCCGGCAGGAACAGCACAAATGCATATTAACGCGGATATTGCCTATGCCATTAAACAGTATGTGCGGGCAACTGGCGATTATGAGTTTCTGGTCCTGGAGGGGGCGGAAATGATTTTCGAGACCTCCCGCTTTTGGGTGGATCTGGGTCATTTTAATCCAGCCAGGGAGGGTGCGTTCTGTATTGACGCAGTAACGGGTCCAGATGAGTATACAGCTATCGTTAACAATAATGCATACACTAATCTTATGGTACGGGATCAACTCTATTATGCATATGAGATAGCCAGACTGTTAGGAAAGCAGTATCCGGAGCATTTTGAACGTCTGAAGGGCAAGATTGGTCTGACTGAGGAAGAGCCTGGTGATTGGCTGGTCGCCGCAGAAAAAATGTATGTCCCTTTTGATGATGAGCTTGGCATCTATGCTCAGGATGATACGTTTCTGACTAAGAAGAAGTGGGACTTTGAACATACGCCAGCGGATAAATATCCACTTCTGCTTCATTACCATCCGTTGGTGATTTACCGTCATCAGGTGCTCAAACAGGCAGATCTGGTGATGGCCATGTTTCTGTTAGGTGATCAGTTCAGCTTGGCGGACAAGATCCGCAATTACAATTACTATGAGCCGCTAACGACACATGATTCTTCTTTGTCACCGTGCATTCACAGTATTATTTCTGCTGAGATTGGTGATTTAGCGGGGGCGTACGCCTATTTTGACCGCACGGTACGGATGGATTTAGATGATATTAACCGCAATGTGAAGGACGGGCTGCATACTGCTGCTATGGCAGGATCTTGGCTGTCGATTGTGAATGGGTTTGGTGGGATGCGCTTATGTGGCGGTATGCTATCCTTTAATCCTGCCTTGCCAGCACAATGGGACAGCTATCGGTTTAAAATAACAAGCGGTGGGCATTTATTGGATATTTATGTTGATAGTAAGGTAGTGATCTATACACTACTGACAGGTGAAGTGGTTGAAATTCTACATAAAGGGAGCCTTGTGCAGTTAACTGTAAAGAAGCCGGTGTCTCTTTCAAATGTGAAGCAGCTTGAAGCTGTTATTTTCGAGCTGGACGGGATTATTACCGATTCTAGTGAGTATCATTATCTGGCCTGGAAAGCCTTAGCCGATGAGCTGGCGATTTCTTTTGATAGAGAGAAGCATGTACGTCTGAAGGGCCATAGTCGAATGGAATGTTTAGAGATTCTACTGGAGGGAAGCGGTCTGAATTTACCCCAACCGGTAAAAGGAATGCTCTGCAACAAAAAGAACGAAAAGTATAAACAGCTGATTCAACAAATGACACCGGATGATTTGCACCCGGGTATCCATAGTCTTCTGACCGATTTGAAGAAAAAGCGAATCCCTGTCGGACTGGCTTCCGTTAATGAGAATGCAATGCTGATTCTTGAACGATTGAAGATCGGGCGCTTGTTTCAGGCGATTGCTGACCCTAAAAACATCCGTATGGGCAAGCCAGATCCGGAAATTTATTTACAGGTTACCGAGATGCTGGGCATATCACCTGACTGCTGCGTAGCTATCGAAGATACAGCGGAGGGGATAGCTGCCATCAAAGCCGCTGGTATGAGGTCCGTTGGAGCCGGAAGTCCATCCTTGAAAGAGAGTGCTGAGCTCTGGTTTCCTTCTACCGCGGAGTTACATGTAGAGGAATTGGTACAGCTGTTCAAATAA